A single Cucumis melo cultivar AY chromosome 4, USDA_Cmelo_AY_1.0, whole genome shotgun sequence DNA region contains:
- the LOC103503932 gene encoding uncharacterized protein LOC103503932 isoform X2, with product MDFDLLNKPHPHPLFFFEQGMNHEVVFCTRCRRQLRPPAFSCSDSHCNFHIHQSCIDLPPQIHNRFHPQHPLSRTTNNYLCTPCWQMPSGDVYACSRCGFQIDVKCAIADTKASGLRWMTGNQFRHFSHPHTLTLQREQNRETDEIDCLVCGLLIKSGSSYYFCYFCDSYFHQQCAELPREMLNSDFHEHPLFLLPSSSPQTICNSCKNDCGEFVYNCSLCEFNLHIACLQSFKHKHSFTQYRNRTQFVCRACGEKGNGFSWYCIICHLSVHKKCAKMPLTLRIFGHRLHDLSLTYFRDAVDFVGNKIDCKICGEKIRTKYAAYGCYKYNCNYFVHLDCARTQSIDFNSTVDVLDSTNDENVKIEISGSEIQHFIHHHSLNLYSPEEELGQDRVCDGCMKRLSDPSYGCEECDFFVHKECLELPRKKRNFLHQHSLHLISIPNFVFQCQACLKYFNGFAYHCKTCLSTFDTRCTSIKIPFKHPAHQHPLSLDRTNEDHKCEGCGEGVKHKVAFRCVDCNFHLDAGCATLPLGVRYRFDPHPLDLTFLENEEEEEYCCEICEEEREPGPWFYGCQKCNFAAHLDCAVGMFPYVKLKKHEAHKHTMKLGVKGKEEDCVACDESCAEDLAYECISNCKFKVHATGPCYHSQVVLGSLAFTNRCFYSRGVGLPQHTIQNERILITIGPYGGGGGNAWKEKIFTSIKGFAIDHAAWIYSFQFHYEKKGELIWSVKHGGDGGSKSEEILDLSHFMKIVSKT from the exons ATGGATTTTGACCTTCTCAACAAACCCCATCCTCACCCCTTGTTCTTCTTTGAACAAGGCATGAATCATGAAGTGGTTTTCTGTACTAGATGCCGTCGACAGTTGCGTCCCCCGGCCTTCAGCTGCTCAGACTCCCACTGCAACTTCCATATCCATCAATCTTGCATCGATCTTCCTCCTCAAATCCACAACCGCTTCCACCCTCAACATCCTCTTTCTCGGACCACCAACAACTACCTCTGTACTCCCTGTTGGCAAATGCCGTCAGGTGATGTTTATGCGTGCTCTAGATGCGGTTTTCAGATTGACGTCAAATGCGCTATCGCCGACACAAAAGCCAGTGGTCTACGGTGGATGACCGGTAACCAGTTTCGCCATTTCAGCCATCCTCATACATTGACCCTTCAGCGAGAACAGAACAGAGAAACCGATGAAATTGATTGTCTTGTTTGTGGATTGCTTATAAAATCAGGTTCTTCTTATTACTTCTGCTATTTTTGTGATTCCTACTTTCATCAACAATGCGCTGAGCTGCCGCGTGAGATGTTAAACTCTGATTTTCATGAACACCCATTATTTCTTCTTCCCTCTAGCTCTCCCCAAACTATTTGTAATAGTTGCAAAAATGACTGTGGAGAGTTTGTCTATAATTGTTCCTTGTGTGAATTCAATCTTCATATCGCTTGCTTACAATCTTTCAAACACAAACACAGCTTCACCCAATATAGGAATAGGACACAGTTTGTTTGTCGTGCATGTGGTGAGAAAGGCAATGGATTCTCATGGTATTGTATCATTTGTCATCTTTCTGTTCATAAAAAATGTGCTAAAATGCCGTTAACTTTGAGGATATTTGGACACCGACTCCATGATCTTAGCCTCACCTATTTTCGAGATGCGGTTGATTTTGTTGGCAACAAGATTGACTGCAAGATCTGCGGGGAGAAAATAAGGACCAAATATGCTGCATATGGTTGCTACAAGTACAATTGCAACTACTTTGTCCATTTGGACTGTGCTCGAACCCAAAGTATCGACTTTAACTCGACAGTGGATGTTCTTGATTCTACCAATGATGAAAACGTCAAGATTGAAATTTCTGGCTCTGAGATTCAACATTTCATTCATCATCATAGCTTAAATTTGTATTCCCCTGAGGAGGAGCTTGGACAGGACAGAGTTTGTGATGGCTGTATGAAGCGCCTTTCAGATCCATCTTATGGCTGTGAGGAGTGTGATTTCTTTGTCCACAAAGAATGTCTTGAATTGCCTAGAAAGAAAAGGAACTTCCTCCATCAGCATAGCCTCCATCTCATATCAATCCCAAATTTCGTCTTCCAATGCCAAGCTTGTCTCAAATATTTCAATGGCTTTGCCTACCATTGCAAAACATGTCTTTCCACATTCGACACCCGATGCACCTCAATCAAAATCCCATTTAAACACCCTGCTCACCAGCACCCCTTATCTCTCGACCGGACCAACGAAGACCACAAATGTGAAGGTTGTGGGGAGGGGGTGAAGCACAAGGTAGCGTTTCGGTGTGTCGATTGCAACTTCCATTTGGACGCAGGATGTGCAACTCTTCCACTTGGGGTAAGGTACAGATTCGACCCACATCCTCTAGATCTGACATTTttagaaaatgaagaagaagaagagtatTGTTGTGAAATCTGCGAGGAAGAAAGAGAGCCGGGGCCATGGTTCTATGGCTGCCAAAAGTGCAATTTTGCTGCACATTTAGACTGTGCTGTTGGGATGTTTCCGTACGTGAAGTTAAAGAAGCATGAAGCTCATAAGCACACTATGAAACTGGGAGTGAAAGGGAAAGAAGAGGATTGTGTGGCTTGTGATGAATCATGTGCTGAGGATTTGGCCTATGAATGCATTTCCAATTGCAAGTTCAAGGTGCATGCCACTGGGCCGTGTTACCACAGCCAGGTAGTTTTGGGAAGCCTCGCTTTCACCAACCGTTGCTTTTACTCTCGAGGAGTTGGACTCCCCCAACATACGATTCAAAA TGAGCGCATTCTGATTACAATTGGACCCTATGGAGGTGGAGGTGGAAATGCTTGGAAAGAAAAGATTTTCACGTCAATCAAAGGATTTGCTATTGATCATGCAGCATGGATCTACTCTTTCCAATTTCATTATGAGAAGAAGGGTGAGTTGATATGGTCGGTGAAGCACGGTGGAGATGGTGGTTCCAAATCTGAG GAGATTCTTGATCTATCTCATTTTATGAAAATAGTTTCCAAGACTTAA
- the LOC103503932 gene encoding uncharacterized protein LOC103503932 isoform X1 has product MDFDLLNKPHPHPLFFFEQGMNHEVVFCTRCRRQLRPPAFSCSDSHCNFHIHQSCIDLPPQIHNRFHPQHPLSRTTNNYLCTPCWQMPSGDVYACSRCGFQIDVKCAIADTKASGLRWMTGNQFRHFSHPHTLTLQREQNRETDEIDCLVCGLLIKSGSSYYFCYFCDSYFHQQCAELPREMLNSDFHEHPLFLLPSSSPQTICNSCKNDCGEFVYNCSLCEFNLHIACLQSFKHKHSFTQYRNRTQFVCRACGEKGNGFSWYCIICHLSVHKKCAKMPLTLRIFGHRLHDLSLTYFRDAVDFVGNKIDCKICGEKIRTKYAAYGCYKYNCNYFVHLDCARTQSIDFNSTVDVLDSTNDENVKIEISGSEIQHFIHHHSLNLYSPEEELGQDRVCDGCMKRLSDPSYGCEECDFFVHKECLELPRKKRNFLHQHSLHLISIPNFVFQCQACLKYFNGFAYHCKTCLSTFDTRCTSIKIPFKHPAHQHPLSLDRTNEDHKCEGCGEGVKHKVAFRCVDCNFHLDAGCATLPLGVRYRFDPHPLDLTFLENEEEEEYCCEICEEEREPGPWFYGCQKCNFAAHLDCAVGMFPYVKLKKHEAHKHTMKLGVKGKEEDCVACDESCAEDLAYECISNCKFKVHATGPCYHSQVVLGSLAFTNRCFYSRGVGLPQHTIQNERILITIGPYGGGGGNAWKEKIFTSIKGFAIDHAAWIYSFQFHYEKKGELIWSVKHGGDGGSKSEVVFDHPDEYLVSIHGYYSSLRNWGFAGSVVRSLTLETNKKSYGPFGEEVGSKFSIPMGKNFCGLHGRAGSFLDSIGGYAISTQHPHPL; this is encoded by the exons ATGGATTTTGACCTTCTCAACAAACCCCATCCTCACCCCTTGTTCTTCTTTGAACAAGGCATGAATCATGAAGTGGTTTTCTGTACTAGATGCCGTCGACAGTTGCGTCCCCCGGCCTTCAGCTGCTCAGACTCCCACTGCAACTTCCATATCCATCAATCTTGCATCGATCTTCCTCCTCAAATCCACAACCGCTTCCACCCTCAACATCCTCTTTCTCGGACCACCAACAACTACCTCTGTACTCCCTGTTGGCAAATGCCGTCAGGTGATGTTTATGCGTGCTCTAGATGCGGTTTTCAGATTGACGTCAAATGCGCTATCGCCGACACAAAAGCCAGTGGTCTACGGTGGATGACCGGTAACCAGTTTCGCCATTTCAGCCATCCTCATACATTGACCCTTCAGCGAGAACAGAACAGAGAAACCGATGAAATTGATTGTCTTGTTTGTGGATTGCTTATAAAATCAGGTTCTTCTTATTACTTCTGCTATTTTTGTGATTCCTACTTTCATCAACAATGCGCTGAGCTGCCGCGTGAGATGTTAAACTCTGATTTTCATGAACACCCATTATTTCTTCTTCCCTCTAGCTCTCCCCAAACTATTTGTAATAGTTGCAAAAATGACTGTGGAGAGTTTGTCTATAATTGTTCCTTGTGTGAATTCAATCTTCATATCGCTTGCTTACAATCTTTCAAACACAAACACAGCTTCACCCAATATAGGAATAGGACACAGTTTGTTTGTCGTGCATGTGGTGAGAAAGGCAATGGATTCTCATGGTATTGTATCATTTGTCATCTTTCTGTTCATAAAAAATGTGCTAAAATGCCGTTAACTTTGAGGATATTTGGACACCGACTCCATGATCTTAGCCTCACCTATTTTCGAGATGCGGTTGATTTTGTTGGCAACAAGATTGACTGCAAGATCTGCGGGGAGAAAATAAGGACCAAATATGCTGCATATGGTTGCTACAAGTACAATTGCAACTACTTTGTCCATTTGGACTGTGCTCGAACCCAAAGTATCGACTTTAACTCGACAGTGGATGTTCTTGATTCTACCAATGATGAAAACGTCAAGATTGAAATTTCTGGCTCTGAGATTCAACATTTCATTCATCATCATAGCTTAAATTTGTATTCCCCTGAGGAGGAGCTTGGACAGGACAGAGTTTGTGATGGCTGTATGAAGCGCCTTTCAGATCCATCTTATGGCTGTGAGGAGTGTGATTTCTTTGTCCACAAAGAATGTCTTGAATTGCCTAGAAAGAAAAGGAACTTCCTCCATCAGCATAGCCTCCATCTCATATCAATCCCAAATTTCGTCTTCCAATGCCAAGCTTGTCTCAAATATTTCAATGGCTTTGCCTACCATTGCAAAACATGTCTTTCCACATTCGACACCCGATGCACCTCAATCAAAATCCCATTTAAACACCCTGCTCACCAGCACCCCTTATCTCTCGACCGGACCAACGAAGACCACAAATGTGAAGGTTGTGGGGAGGGGGTGAAGCACAAGGTAGCGTTTCGGTGTGTCGATTGCAACTTCCATTTGGACGCAGGATGTGCAACTCTTCCACTTGGGGTAAGGTACAGATTCGACCCACATCCTCTAGATCTGACATTTttagaaaatgaagaagaagaagagtatTGTTGTGAAATCTGCGAGGAAGAAAGAGAGCCGGGGCCATGGTTCTATGGCTGCCAAAAGTGCAATTTTGCTGCACATTTAGACTGTGCTGTTGGGATGTTTCCGTACGTGAAGTTAAAGAAGCATGAAGCTCATAAGCACACTATGAAACTGGGAGTGAAAGGGAAAGAAGAGGATTGTGTGGCTTGTGATGAATCATGTGCTGAGGATTTGGCCTATGAATGCATTTCCAATTGCAAGTTCAAGGTGCATGCCACTGGGCCGTGTTACCACAGCCAGGTAGTTTTGGGAAGCCTCGCTTTCACCAACCGTTGCTTTTACTCTCGAGGAGTTGGACTCCCCCAACATACGATTCAAAA TGAGCGCATTCTGATTACAATTGGACCCTATGGAGGTGGAGGTGGAAATGCTTGGAAAGAAAAGATTTTCACGTCAATCAAAGGATTTGCTATTGATCATGCAGCATGGATCTACTCTTTCCAATTTCATTATGAGAAGAAGGGTGAGTTGATATGGTCGGTGAAGCACGGTGGAGATGGTGGTTCCAAATCTGAG GTTGTTTTTGATCATCCAGATGAATATCTTGTTTCAATTCATGGCTATTATAGTTCCTTAAGGAATTGGGGATTTGCAGGCTCTGTTGTCCGATCACTGACATTGGAGacaaataaaaaaagttatGGACCGTTTGGTGAAGAAGTTGGATCCAAATTTTCAATCCCAATGGGAAAGAACTTCTGTGGCCTCCATGGTAGGGCTGGTTCTTTTCTTGATTCAATAGGAGGCTACGCTATTTCAACACAACACCCTCATCCTCTTTAG
- the LOC127148854 gene encoding uncharacterized protein LOC127148854 — translation MTSSARMEAMLARSAKLAFRAMQLEVDYVFTKDLLSSDPPTTTSTSSDPESFTGPSATAATADQVKKDQMIDLEKYAKDNKTVRGHLLNHMSNPMFDLFVAQKSAKDIWSTLDSRYGRDDVGRKKYVVEKWLQFQMTDDKPIVEQIHEYENLVANVLSEGMKMCKILQANVLLEKFPPSWNDYHNHLKHKKKDLKLPELISHMYTEEANRLKDKLASKNLNLVNTNLVKSSIVNRDKTKLEKGHKGENSKKRQFKVPGDKFRRKS, via the exons ATGACATCATCGGCTCGTATGGAAGCTATGTTAGCACGGTCAGCCAAACTTGCTTTCAGGGCAATG CAACTAGAAGTTGATTATGTCTTCACCAAAGATCTGCTGTCTTCTGATCCCCCAACTACCACTTCAACATCTTCTGATCCAGAGTCATTTACAGGGCCTTCTGCTACTGCCGCTACCGCTGACCAAGTAAAGAAGGATCAAATGATCGATCTtgaaaaatatgcaaaggataACAAGACCGTTCGTGGACATCTATTAAACCACATGTCAAACCCGATGTTCGACTTGTTCGTAGCTCAAAAATCTGCCAAGGACATCTGGAGCACCCTTGACTCACGGTATGGAAGAGATGATGTTGGACGAAAGAAATATGTCGTCGAAAAATGGCTGCAGTTCCAAATGACTGACGACAAGCCAATTGTGGAACAAATACATGAGTACGAGAACTTGGTGGCGAACGTCCTATCTGAAGGCATGAAGATGTGCAAAATACTTCAAGCAAATGTTCTGCTGGAAAAGTTTCCTCCATCATGGAATGACTATCATAATCACCTCAAGCACAAGAAGAAGGATCTGAAACTTCCGGAACTCATCAGTCACATGTACACGGAAGAAGCCAACAGACTGAAAGATAAGTTAGcctccaaaaatttaaatttagttaataCTAACCTAGTCAAATCGTCTATTGTAAATAGAGACAAAACCAAGCTGGAAAAAGGGCATAAGGGGGAAAACTCAAAAAAAAGACAGTTCAAGGTTCCTGGGGACAAATTCAGAAGAAAAAGCTAG